Below is a window of Ralstonia nicotianae DNA.
AGAACACCTCGCGGCTGCGCGCGGCGCCGTCCGTGCTGAGCCCGAAGCGGCGCGCGATGCGTTCGGCCGAGGCGCTGTTGGTGGCGCCTTCCTGCAGCGCGCTGGTGAAGTAGAAGCCGCGGAACACCGGCTTGTACTGGAAGGGGTTCTCGTCGAACAGCGTCACCAGGAAGGCGCGCAGTGCCGGCTTGATCGAGGCGAACTCCAGCGGAAAGCTCAGCAGCCCCGGCGACAGCTTGTTCTTCTGGTGCAGCGAGATCTGCGCCACGCTGATCTCCTTCAGCCCGTCGCACAGCTCATCGAAGCGCTGGTCGAACAGCGCCGCCACGTCGGGCTTGGCGTCCGGCTCGAAGGGCAGGGTGGCGCCCCACACGCGGTCGCGCTCCTGCTTCTCGCTATCGCCGAAGAATTCCGTGAAGCCGGTGATCAGGTCGGCCTTGGTGAACATCACGTAGACCGGGGCGAACACTTCCAGCCGCTCGGTCAACTCCTGCACGCGCTGGCGCAGGTTCTTGGCGAGGTTGATGGCGAACTCGGGACGGTTCTGCGTGAGCTCCGACACGCTCACCGTTACGACGATGCCGTTGATCGGCGCCTTGGGGCGGTAGCGCTTGAGCAGGTCGAGGAAGCCGAGCCATTCGCGGCGGTCTTCCTCGTGCACCGAGTAGCGGCCGGCCGTATCGAGCAGGATGCCTTCGGTGGTGAAGAACCAGTCGCAGTTGCGCGTGCCGCCGATGCCCTGGATCACCGCGCCGCCCTTGTCGGCGAACGGAAACTGCAGGCCCGAGTTCAGCACCGCCGTGCTCTTGCCGGCCGCCGGGTTGCCGATCACGATGTACCAGGGCAGCTCATAGAGGGCCGCATCGCCCGACAACTGCCCGAGCTTGGAGCGCTTGATGGTCTTGACTGCCTCGGCCAGGCGCACGCGCAGCGCCTCGACTTCCTCGCGCTTGTCCGGCGCGGCGCTCTTGTCGGCCGCCTGCTCCAGTACGCCTTCGAGCCTGGCGCTCGCCCGGCGCGCGCGCCAGCGTTTCCAGAGCGCGGTCGCCAGCCACAGCGCCAGCAGCACGCCGAGCGCGATGCCGGCCCAGACCAGGCCAATCTCGAAGGTCAGCGCGATCAGCAGCAGGATGATCGTCAGCGCGAGCACGCCCAGAACCGAGAGCGTGCGTGAGTGGGTCAGGAAGTTGAGGAAGCGTCGCATGTTGCCTTCGGCTCGGGAACGAATCGGAAATCGGGGGTCAGGTCAGGCTCGGCACGACTGCGATCGCGCCGCGCTGCTGGATGTCGTTGGCGGTCAGCGCCAGCACCGGGCGTCCGGTCTGCCGGCTCAACTGGTGGGCCAGGGCCACGGGCAGCAGCGCGCCGGCCGCGCCCAGGTAGCCGCACGGCTGGCCAAGCGAGAGCACGTCTTCGGCGGCGTCCAGCGCCGGAAAGCGCTCGGCGACCACGCGCGCGACCTCCGCCGTGCGCACCGGATGCACGCCGGTGTCCGCGACCACGGCTGCGATCGGGGGCGGCGACGCGGGTGCCGCATCGGCGGCGGGTTTGGCCTGGTTGCTGTCGTTGGCGCCGTCCGGCGCGGCGGCCAGCGTCTCCAGCACCTGGCGGACCGCGCTGGCCAGCGCATGGGTGTCGGGCTGGCCGCGATCGGCGGTCGGCGCACCCAGGCGCGCCACGCTGGCCCGGGTGAGGACGAGGGCCGCCGCCGGCGCTTCGTCATCCGCGGGCGTGTCCGCTTTCGCACGCTGGGCCAACGGGTCGGCCGGCGAGCACAGCAGCACGCCGGCCGCCGCTTCGCCGGGCAGGCGGCCGTGCTTGTTCTGGTCGGCGTCGTACAGCTGCGACTGCTGCGTCAGCTGTTCCACCGCGCGCATGCCGATCAGCGAATCGGCCACCACCACTATGCGCAGCGCGCGCTCCTCGTTCGGGCGGTTCAGCGCCTGGGTCGCGCGGTCGAGCAGGAGCAGTGCATCGGCGTCGCCCTTGGCGGCGATGGGCTCCAGCGTCACGCGCTCGGCCGGCCAGTGCGGGCGGATCTGCTGGCGCAGCCAGTCATCGGCGGCGCTTTGCTGCGGGGGCGTCCAGTCGCGCGGCAGCAGGGCGGTGACGACCAGCCGCACGGGCTCGCCGCCGGCCTGCGCGGGGAGGCTGGCGGCGGCCTGCGCGGCCAGTTCGTCGATCACGTCGCGGCACAGCGTCAGCGCGCGCAGGCTTTCGTCCGTCCACGCCAGCCCGGGATGGCGCTGCACCAGCTTGTCGCGCAGATCCTTGATGTCGAGCCCTTTCACCGGGGCCGCGAAGACCGGCGAGCCGACCCCCTGCACATCCGTCATGTCCGGCTGCGAGTAGGTCTGCGCGGCTTTGACCAGCGTGTCGATGTCGGCGCCGGCGGCCGTGCGGAAGGCGCTGCCGAGCAGCGTGGCGCGCCAGTGGCGGGTGGTGTCCTGCGGGTCGGTTGCCGCTGCGGCGCTGTCCGCGGCCACCGGCGCGGTGGTCGCCGCGAGTTCCCGTCCCGCCGCGACATTGGTGCGGATGCCGTCCAGCGCACGCCGGATGACCCGGTAGCCGATCACCATGCCCAGCGGCAGCAGGAACAGGCTGGTGACGATGTCGGCGGTGGTCGGCATGCGGTGGGTGGCCTGCCACCACGCGATGGTGGCCATCCACACCACGGCGAACACCGCCAGCAGCGTCAATCCGGAGCGGAACAGTCTTTTTGCGAGCATGGAGCGGCCGTCAGATGCTGCCGGTGGTGCCCTGGCTGGCCAGGAGGGTGGCGCCGCAGGCCGTCTTGTCGCCATGGCGCGCGGCCTGCCGGCCATCGATGACGACGTTCGGATCGCCCGTGACGATGACGGTCGTGCCGCCGTGACCCGATTGCGGGCACGTGACCTTGTCGCCGACGCAGGCGATGCCCTTGCCGCCGGTGGTCGTGTTGCCCGAGGCGGTGATCACCACGCCGCCGTGGTCGGTCTTGTCGCCCAGCAGGATGAAGGGACGTGTCATTGCGTTTGCTCCAATCGATGTATCGATGCCGCTGCGGCCTCAGCCCGGGCGCTTGCCAAGCACGCCGCGGCGGCGCAGCTCCACGTGGCCCAGGTCCATCATCTTCCAGCGGCCGCCCCAGACCAGGCCGACCGATTCCGCCGCCTGCCCGTACAGCGCGTAGCCGCGCATCGCCCACGGGTCTTTCTCGCTGATCACCAGCTTGCCGTCCCGGAAGAACGCGCTGTCGGCCGCCAGGCCGTATTGGTGGTAGCTCTGGAACGCCGTGGCCTGCGTGACGTTGCTGCCCATGGCAGCGAGCTTTTCCTGCCGCTCGGGGCTGCGGTAGCCCTCCAGCAGCGCCATTTCATAGCCGTGCTCGTCGCGCATGATCTTGTAGACCAGCAGCAGGCGCTGGCGGAAGTCGGCATCGAGCAGGTTCCAGTCGCGGCTGGCATCGCGGATGGCCGGCCGGATCAGTTCCACTTCGCGCGTGGTGAACACCTCGGGCGGCAGCGGCGGCGGGGGGATCAGCCGCTCGCCGTTGAGCAGCGCCGAAATGTGCGGATCCGGCTCGCGCACGGTGTCGTCGTCGAACTCGAACGATTGCCGCTCGCGCAGCGCCAGCGCCAGCATGGGCGGCACCGACAGCACTCCCAGCGCGCCCAGCAGCAGCGCGCGCCGGCGCACCACGAACTGCTTGAAGGCGGAGGCGTTCGATGCCGCGCTGTCCACCGATTCACGCAGGGTCCCGGCCGAGCGCGCTCCGACCATCGTCGCGCCCGCCGTCAGCCGGCGCCACTGCGCGCGCGCGGCCGCCACGCAGCGCTCCCGCACCGACGGCAGCAGCAGCACGGCGGCAATCGCCACCATGGCGAGGAAGTAGAGAGCGAGAGCGGCAAAAACCATGCAGACTGGCGAGCGCAGGCGTTGAAGTCAATTAAGTTTGACTTATATCTGTGTTTTTCGGGTGGAATATTAAGAAACGGTAATTTAATCCCGGGTTTGTGGCGCGATAAATATTAAGAAACGATAAAGAAAAACCGTGTTCATCCCAACAATTTGTCTTTCATGAGGCCCAGACTTAGAATCAGCAGCCATCACCGAAATCGGCGTGTTTGTTGTCTCTGATGCGCGAACGTCGTTTTTTCACGCATACGTTCGCCGCGCATTCTATTTCAATTCTGGACCCGTATGAGTAATAACGGCGATTTGAAACCGGAAGGGCCCCCGACGCTCTTCGAATCCCAGTCCGAGACCGACGAGAACGGACACACACGCATCCTGGCCAGCCTGGAAGGCCGGGTCGGTGCGTCGGGCAAGGCCCCGCAAAAGAAGGGGCGCCGCTATGGCATCGCGGCAGCCGTCGCCGTGCTGGTGGCGGGGATCGGAGCTTGGCTCGTGTTCAGCCCATCGCGCGAGCCGACACCCGGGCCGGTCGCGGAGCAGGCCGCCCCGGCTGTCCAGGCGGGCGCCCAGCCGGCCGCGCCGGTGGCGGAAGCGGCGTCCGTGCCCGTGGTTGCCGAGGCGGCCAGCGCGCCGCCGGCCGCCGCCACGATCGTCAATGTGGAAACCGACGAGCAGCGCGCACCCGACAAGTCCGCCAAGGAGGCGCCGCCTCCCGCCAAGGCCCTCGCCAAAGCGCCGGCCGGCGAGCCGCATCCCGCCGCATCGGCAGCGGCCGGCAATGCGGCGAAAACGGACGATACGGCTCAGGGCCGCGCGGAAACGGCCAAGCTTGTCGCCAAATCGACATTGCACGCCGATAAGGACGCGCCATCGGCCAAGGCCAAACCGCAATCGGCCGCAAAACCCGCGCGAAACCGTAAAGGCGCATTGACCGCAGATGATCCGGATGCCGATCTGCTGGCGGCATTGCTGGCGCCGCATCCTGCGAATACCGGCAAAGCGCCCAATCCGCCGAATCACGGGGGGCAGTAACCGGTCGTCGCATTCGCCACGTTGCGGGATTGCCGGGCGAAGGAGAGGCCATCGGCGCGGTATCGCGTCATTCAACCAACGCGTGCACGCCGGCTTCACGAAACCGCCCGTGATGCGCCCGCAGTTTCGGACAGCGAATGGACGTAACGACCCTTCTCCAGAACCTCTTCGCTCCCGCGCACCGCCTGTACGCGCTGGAAGGCGAAGGCCCGATCGCGGAACTGGCGGTGGAGGCGTGGCTCGGCCGCGAGGCGTTGTCCGAGCTGTTCGAGTGGCGGGTGGTGGCCGCCAGCGCCAACGCGCGCATCGCGCTCGAATCGTTCATCGGCCAGCGCGTGACGCTGGTCACCACGCTGGCCGACGGCACGCAGGCCCGGCGCACCGGCCTGATCCGGCAGGCCGAGCAGCTCGGCGCCGATGGCAGCCTGGCGCGCTATCGCCTGACCGTGGTGCCGTGGTTCTGGCTCGCCACCCAACAGCGGCACAGCCAGGTGTTCCAGAACCGGCCGCTGGCGGACATCCTCGAACAGATGCTGTCGCCGTACGAGCCCTATGCCGCATGGCGCTTCGCCGCTGGCGCGGAAGACCGCATGGCGGCGTTCGGCACGCGCACGCACATCGCCCAGTTCCGAGAGACCGATTACCGCTTCGTTACGCGCCTGCTGGCCGAGGCGGGTCTGGGCTTCACCACCGTCGAGGATGAGCAGGCGCCCAGTGGCCACGCGCTGCTGATCTTCGCCGACAGCCCCCGGCTGGCCGAGGACACGGCATCCGCTGCCGAGGGCGGCATCCGCTACCACCGCGCGCACAGCCAGGAAGAACGCGACGCCATCCAGGCGTTGATCTGCCATAGCCGCACGGCGGTGGGCGGGGTGGCGGTGGCGGCCTGGGATGCGCAGGCCAAGCGGGCCTTCCGCGCGCACGTTCCCTCTCGGTTTTGCGGTATCGCGGGCAGCCCGGATGCCTATCTGTCGATCAGCTCGTCGCTGGCGCCGGATACGGCCAACGCCCAGCGCATCGCCGAGCAGGTGATGGAGAGCGTCGAAGCGCGCGCTCGCCTGTTCATCGGACGCGGCTCGGTGCGCACGCTGCGCAGCGGCACGCGACTGAAGATCGTGGACTGCCCGCACCTGCCGAAGGACGTGGACGGCCCGTATCCGTTGCTGATCGACTTGGTCGAGCACTGCGGCATCAACAACCTGACCGCCGACACGCAGGCAACATTGGCCCGGAAGCTGGGCGGGCTCGACGCCGCACTGACCTTCGACACGCCGCCCAGCCCACCCGAATCCGGCCCCGGCCCGTTCGGCTTCATGGCGCCACACGAGGTCATCGAACGCTTCACGCCGACGGCGGACCTGCTTACCGCCGCGCGCGCCCACGGCTACGCCGGCCAATTCCGCGCGGGTGACGCACGCCGGCCGTGGCGACCGGTCGTGTCACACCCCGACACCGGCCGCCTGTACGCCGAGCCCACCGCCAGGGGCGTGCAGAGCGCCATCGTGGTCGGCCCGACCGGCGAGACCGAGGCCAGTGGCGATGCGGAGCACCACACCACTCCACGGGGCCAGGTCCGCGTCCGCTTCCCGTGGCAGCAGGGCGAGCGGCCGGACGACCGCAGCCGCCGCTGGCTGCCGGTCGCGCAGCGGCAGGCCGGGGCGGGCATGGGCTGGCAGTGGCTGCCGCGCATCGGCCAGGAAGTGTTGGTCAAGTTCCAGGAAGACGATATCGACCAGCCGGTGGTGATCGGCGCGCTCTATAACGGCCAGGGCGAAGCGGGTATCGCGCCGACCCCGGGCGGGCAGGTCGCCAAGGGCGTCAGGCAGGAGGCCGACCCGGAGACCCTCTACCGTTTGGGCAGCGACAGCGCCGCCAGCGCGCAGGGCAACCTCGCCGCCGGCCACAGCCCCGCATGGCACGGCCTGGGCACCGAGGCCGAAGGCCACCGCAACGCCGCCGCCCTCAGCGGCTTCAAGAGCGCCGAGCATGGCGGGCGCGGCGCCAACCTGCTCGTCTTCGACGACAGCGACGGGCAGTTGCGTACGCAGTTGGCCACCACGCAGGCCTACAGCCAACTGAACCTGGGCCACCTGATCCACCAGCAGGACAACCGGCGCGGCAGCTTCCGGGGCCAGGGCTTCGAGCTGCGCACCGATGGCTATGGCGCGGTGCGCGGCCAGGCCGGCGTGCTGCTGACCACCTACCGCGATGCCACGAACGGCAAGGCTGTGCCGACCGGCGACAACGCCGCCGGCATCGCGCTGATCCGGCAGGCCAAACAGCTCACCGCATCGTTGAGCCAGGGCGCCACCACGCACCAGACCGCAGCCCTGTCCACCGCCAAGGACGACAACGCGCCGCTCGCCAAGCAGGAGACGGCTGCCTCGGGCATGGTCGACGGCAAAGCGCTCGATGCGGCCCGGCAGGACGCGGCCGCAGGCAACACCACCACGCAAGGCAAGGTGCCGCACCAGAGCGATGCGACGGTGCAGCTGGCCGGCCGCGCGGGCCTGGTGGCGATCGCCGGGCAGGACCTGCAATTCGCCAACGGCGAGAGCATCGCACTGGCCAGCGGCCAGGACACCAACGTCGCGGTGGGCAAGCAGGCGCGCATCCATGCGGGGCAGGGCATCGGCGTGGCGGCGGGGCTGTCCAAGGCGGGGGACGACAACATCGGCCTGCAGCTGACGGCGGGGCAGGACAGCCTCGACGTGCGGGCCCAGCATGACGCGCTCGGGCTGCTGTCCAAGGATGACCTGAAGCTGGCGTCGGCGAATCTGCATGTGGACTTCGCGGCGGCCAAGCGGATCCGGCTGGCGACGGCAGCGGGGGCGTCGATCACGCTGGAGGGCGGGAACATCATCGTCGAGACGCCGGGGCGGATTACGTACAAGGCGGCGCAGCGCAGCTTTGCGGGGCCCACGCACGCGTCGCGCGATATGAACACGTGGTCGCACAGTGCGTTTGACGATCGATATGTTTTGCGCGACCAGGTCACGCACGAGCCGCTGCGGAATACGCAGGTCGAATTGCGGCGTGGTGACGGTGCGGTACTCAAGCTGGTCACCGATGGAGAGGGCCGCCTCCCTGTGCAGAAAGGTATTTCCATGGAGCGCGTGCAACTGCGCGTGCTGGGAAAGCTCTCCGGCAAAACTTAAGAGAACGACTCACCGATGAGTAGCGAGCCCAACCAGCCCAACGAAGACGTTGTCATCCTCAGGACACGTGACCTGGACGGAAAGCCGGTCTACGAGACGCACCTGACGCCAACCGACGACAGTCGCCCCAAGGTTATCGAAACCAAGCTGCCGGCGGTGATCCCTCTCGTGTTCATACCGGGCATCATGGGGACCAACCTCAAGAACAAGAAGACAGGGGAAGCGGTCTGGCGGCCACCCAATATGAGCCTGAACCTGGCGGATATTCTCGGAGTGGTTTCCGCGCTGGCGACATGGGGCTTCAAGGGGCCAAAGACACGGCAGCGGATCCTGAAAGCAGAAGACTTGACCGTGGACGACAGTGGTTCAATCGACACGGGCAAATCCGGCCTGCACAAAGAGACCGCTCGCAAGCGCGGGTGGGGCAGCGTATTGCGTACCTCGTACAACCCCGTGATGGCGCTGCTTGAAGCTCGCACCGACCACATTGTTGCCGGTCGCAAGCTGCAATCATGGTGGGCCGACGAAGCCCTGCGCCAGCCGGCCGAGTTTGGCGAGGAGACCGGGAAGCCGACCGCATTGACGGAAGAAGAGCTGACCAAGGCCGCCCGCTACGATTACGACGTCTGGTGTGCCGGCTATAACTGGCTGCAGCCAAATCGGCAATCTGCTGAAGACCTCAAGCAATACATCGAAAACACGGTGCTGCGCCACTACGGTGAACAAAAGCCCCCGGTGCCCGCCGAGAAGGTCATCCTGGTGACCCATTCCATGGGCGGGCTGGTTGCGCGCGCGCTGACGAAATTGGTCGGCTACGAAAATGTCCTGGGTGTGGTGCACGGCGTGCAGCCGGCTACCGGGGCGCCGGCTATCTACCATCACATGCGCTCAGGGTATGAAGGGCCTGAGCAGCTGATTCTCGGGGCCAATGCGGGCGAGGTGACGGCGGTTGTTGCGAATTCGGCAGGCGCTTTGGAGCTGTGTCCCACGTTTGACCATCGTGGCGGGAAGCCATGGCTGTTCCTGCAGGACGAGCAAGGCAATGTCGTCAACGATGCGGACGGCTTGGCATGCGCTTATCCGCGCGGCGGCAATCCCTATGAGGAAATTTATAAGAATCCGGCTTGGTTTGGGTTGGTGCCGGAGCAGAATGAGAAGTTTTTGGATTTGTCGGAAAGTGGGGACGGTCCAAAGACTGCTCGAAGAAGTAAATTCAATTACTTGATTGATACGGTAGAGGCATTTCACCGTGACTCTGGTTTTGTCGGTAAGTATCATGATGATACGTACGTTCACTATGGGGCAGATGGTGCCAAGAATATGCACAGCTGGCAGGATATAGTTTGGCGTGGATTCGCTGTGGATTTTAAAAACGCGGATGCTGTTTCCAAGAACGGCGGAAATGGAAGTTACCGCCGCCGAGATTTTCGAACTGCCCCAGAGTTAACGAAGGTTAGTGGGAGGGGGGATGGGACAGTGTCCGTGTTCTCCGGCGAAGCACCGCGTGATGCGGGTGTCAGAGCGAGCTTTCGACATGGCTCGGATGCCGAAGGCTCTGCCAATGAAGGTCAT
It encodes the following:
- a CDS encoding PAAR domain-containing protein — protein: MTRPFILLGDKTDHGGVVITASGNTTTGGKGIACVGDKVTCPQSGHGGTTVIVTGDPNVVIDGRQAARHGDKTACGATLLASQGTTGSI
- a CDS encoding M15 family metallopeptidase; amino-acid sequence: MVFAALALYFLAMVAIAAVLLLPSVRERCVAAARAQWRRLTAGATMVGARSAGTLRESVDSAASNASAFKQFVVRRRALLLGALGVLSVPPMLALALRERQSFEFDDDTVREPDPHISALLNGERLIPPPPLPPEVFTTREVELIRPAIRDASRDWNLLDADFRQRLLLVYKIMRDEHGYEMALLEGYRSPERQEKLAAMGSNVTQATAFQSYHQYGLAADSAFFRDGKLVISEKDPWAMRGYALYGQAAESVGLVWGGRWKMMDLGHVELRRRGVLGKRPG
- a CDS encoding type VI secretion system Vgr family protein; this encodes MDVTTLLQNLFAPAHRLYALEGEGPIAELAVEAWLGREALSELFEWRVVAASANARIALESFIGQRVTLVTTLADGTQARRTGLIRQAEQLGADGSLARYRLTVVPWFWLATQQRHSQVFQNRPLADILEQMLSPYEPYAAWRFAAGAEDRMAAFGTRTHIAQFRETDYRFVTRLLAEAGLGFTTVEDEQAPSGHALLIFADSPRLAEDTASAAEGGIRYHRAHSQEERDAIQALICHSRTAVGGVAVAAWDAQAKRAFRAHVPSRFCGIAGSPDAYLSISSSLAPDTANAQRIAEQVMESVEARARLFIGRGSVRTLRSGTRLKIVDCPHLPKDVDGPYPLLIDLVEHCGINNLTADTQATLARKLGGLDAALTFDTPPSPPESGPGPFGFMAPHEVIERFTPTADLLTAARAHGYAGQFRAGDARRPWRPVVSHPDTGRLYAEPTARGVQSAIVVGPTGETEASGDAEHHTTPRGQVRVRFPWQQGERPDDRSRRWLPVAQRQAGAGMGWQWLPRIGQEVLVKFQEDDIDQPVVIGALYNGQGEAGIAPTPGGQVAKGVRQEADPETLYRLGSDSAASAQGNLAAGHSPAWHGLGTEAEGHRNAAALSGFKSAEHGGRGANLLVFDDSDGQLRTQLATTQAYSQLNLGHLIHQQDNRRGSFRGQGFELRTDGYGAVRGQAGVLLTTYRDATNGKAVPTGDNAAGIALIRQAKQLTASLSQGATTHQTAALSTAKDDNAPLAKQETAASGMVDGKALDAARQDAAAGNTTTQGKVPHQSDATVQLAGRAGLVAIAGQDLQFANGESIALASGQDTNVAVGKQARIHAGQGIGVAAGLSKAGDDNIGLQLTAGQDSLDVRAQHDALGLLSKDDLKLASANLHVDFAAAKRIRLATAAGASITLEGGNIIVETPGRITYKAAQRSFAGPTHASRDMNTWSHSAFDDRYVLRDQVTHEPLRNTQVELRRGDGAVLKLVTDGEGRLPVQKGISMERVQLRVLGKLSGKT
- a CDS encoding esterase/lipase family protein, encoding MSSEPNQPNEDVVILRTRDLDGKPVYETHLTPTDDSRPKVIETKLPAVIPLVFIPGIMGTNLKNKKTGEAVWRPPNMSLNLADILGVVSALATWGFKGPKTRQRILKAEDLTVDDSGSIDTGKSGLHKETARKRGWGSVLRTSYNPVMALLEARTDHIVAGRKLQSWWADEALRQPAEFGEETGKPTALTEEELTKAARYDYDVWCAGYNWLQPNRQSAEDLKQYIENTVLRHYGEQKPPVPAEKVILVTHSMGGLVARALTKLVGYENVLGVVHGVQPATGAPAIYHHMRSGYEGPEQLILGANAGEVTAVVANSAGALELCPTFDHRGGKPWLFLQDEQGNVVNDADGLACAYPRGGNPYEEIYKNPAWFGLVPEQNEKFLDLSESGDGPKTARRSKFNYLIDTVEAFHRDSGFVGKYHDDTYVHYGADGAKNMHSWQDIVWRGFAVDFKNADAVSKNGGNGSYRRRDFRTAPELTKVSGRGDGTVSVFSGEAPRDAGVRASFRHGSDAEGSANEGHKGYEHQSSYNDPRAQWAALYGIIRIAQSANWHPNDQS